In Primulina eburnea isolate SZY01 chromosome 5, ASM2296580v1, whole genome shotgun sequence, a single window of DNA contains:
- the LOC140831695 gene encoding uncharacterized protein isoform X1: protein MEGGLPMLNCLLQHTLRSLCTASDSSSKWIYAVFWRILPRNYPPPKWDHGGSLLDRAKGNKRNWILVWEDGFCDFCECERAGSGFVKGRFGADIFFKMSHEVYNFGEGLVGKIAADNSHKWVFRDSPTENDPSFISSWNASVDPQPRAWEAQFNSGIETIAIISVREGAIQLGSFDKVVEDLNLVLNIQRKFSSLQSIPGTYMIQRPYLPAQNPNFDCTNPQVLMAANEASCRLEDKPQIIGSKRRNDDQTEDSPVKAMFLGYNSPQNDMSESIPMWPIPPLLPSMACNLGAILSKIPSASPSCYVNQNNFFNSNLKSGGMSHDLRFDEVPINNVKEEVNQEENASHLGYEPHRVRESVANDQKYQ, encoded by the exons ATGGAAGGCGGACTTCCAATGCTTAACTGTCTACTACAGCACACACTCAGAAGTCTGTGTACAGCTTCGGATTCTTCTTCTAAATGGATATATGCGGTCTTTTGGAGGATTCTTCCAAGAAACTACCCACCCCCAAA GTGGGATCATGGAGGAAGCTTGCTTGATCGGGCTAAGGGAAATAAAAGAAACTG GATTCTTGTTTGGGAAGATGGGTTTTGTGATTTTTGTGAATGTGAAAGAGCTGGAAGCGGATTCGTAAAGGGAAGATTTGGTGCTGATATTTTCTTCAAAATGTCCCACGAGGTCTATAATTTTGGAGAAGG ATTGGTGGGTAAAATTGCAGCAGATAATAGCCATAAATGGGTTTTCAGAGATAGCCCAACTGAAAATGATCCTAGCTTCATTTCTTCATGGAATGCATCCGTTGATCCC CAGCCAAGAGCATGGGAGGCTCAGTTCAATTCTGGCATTGAG ACTATTGCAATTATATCAGTAAGAGAAGGTGCCATTCAGCTTGGATCATTTGACAAG GTGGTTGAAGACCTCAACTTAGTTCTAAACATACAGAGAAAATTCAGCTCCCTCCAAAGCATACCGGGCACATACATGATACAAAGGCCGTATTTACCGGCCCAGAATCCGAATTTCGACTGCACTAATCCTCAAGTACTAATGGCAGCCAATGAAGCATCATGTAGACTTGAAGATAAGCCTCAGATTATCGGTTCAAAAAGGCGAAACGATGATCAAACTGAGGATTCGCCCGTAAAGGCGATGTTTTTGGGGTATAATAGCCCACAAAATGACATGAGTGAATCAATTCCAATGTGGCCAATTCCACCTCTTTTACCCTCCATGGCCTGTAACCTCGGAGCCATTCTGTCGAAAATTCCCTCTGCCTCCCCATCTTGTTATGtcaatcaaaataattttttcaataGCAACTTGAAGAGTGGTGGCATGAGCCACGACCTCCGGTTCGATGAAGTTCCGATCAATAATGTTAAAGAAGAGGTGAATCAAGAAGAGAATGCAAGCCATTTGGGATATGAACCTCATAGAGTTAGAGAAAGTGTTGCAAATGATCAAAAGTACCAATGA
- the LOC140831695 gene encoding uncharacterized protein isoform X2: protein MEGGLPMLNCLLQHTLRSLCTASDSSSKWIYAVFWRILPRNYPPPKWDHGGSLLDRAKGNKRNWILVWEDGFCDFCECERAGSGFVKGRFGADIFFKMSHEVYNFGEGLVGKIAADNSHKWVFRDSPTENDPSFISSWNASVDPPRAWEAQFNSGIETIAIISVREGAIQLGSFDKVVEDLNLVLNIQRKFSSLQSIPGTYMIQRPYLPAQNPNFDCTNPQVLMAANEASCRLEDKPQIIGSKRRNDDQTEDSPVKAMFLGYNSPQNDMSESIPMWPIPPLLPSMACNLGAILSKIPSASPSCYVNQNNFFNSNLKSGGMSHDLRFDEVPINNVKEEVNQEENASHLGYEPHRVRESVANDQKYQ, encoded by the exons ATGGAAGGCGGACTTCCAATGCTTAACTGTCTACTACAGCACACACTCAGAAGTCTGTGTACAGCTTCGGATTCTTCTTCTAAATGGATATATGCGGTCTTTTGGAGGATTCTTCCAAGAAACTACCCACCCCCAAA GTGGGATCATGGAGGAAGCTTGCTTGATCGGGCTAAGGGAAATAAAAGAAACTG GATTCTTGTTTGGGAAGATGGGTTTTGTGATTTTTGTGAATGTGAAAGAGCTGGAAGCGGATTCGTAAAGGGAAGATTTGGTGCTGATATTTTCTTCAAAATGTCCCACGAGGTCTATAATTTTGGAGAAGG ATTGGTGGGTAAAATTGCAGCAGATAATAGCCATAAATGGGTTTTCAGAGATAGCCCAACTGAAAATGATCCTAGCTTCATTTCTTCATGGAATGCATCCGTTGATCCC CCAAGAGCATGGGAGGCTCAGTTCAATTCTGGCATTGAG ACTATTGCAATTATATCAGTAAGAGAAGGTGCCATTCAGCTTGGATCATTTGACAAG GTGGTTGAAGACCTCAACTTAGTTCTAAACATACAGAGAAAATTCAGCTCCCTCCAAAGCATACCGGGCACATACATGATACAAAGGCCGTATTTACCGGCCCAGAATCCGAATTTCGACTGCACTAATCCTCAAGTACTAATGGCAGCCAATGAAGCATCATGTAGACTTGAAGATAAGCCTCAGATTATCGGTTCAAAAAGGCGAAACGATGATCAAACTGAGGATTCGCCCGTAAAGGCGATGTTTTTGGGGTATAATAGCCCACAAAATGACATGAGTGAATCAATTCCAATGTGGCCAATTCCACCTCTTTTACCCTCCATGGCCTGTAACCTCGGAGCCATTCTGTCGAAAATTCCCTCTGCCTCCCCATCTTGTTATGtcaatcaaaataattttttcaataGCAACTTGAAGAGTGGTGGCATGAGCCACGACCTCCGGTTCGATGAAGTTCCGATCAATAATGTTAAAGAAGAGGTGAATCAAGAAGAGAATGCAAGCCATTTGGGATATGAACCTCATAGAGTTAGAGAAAGTGTTGCAAATGATCAAAAGTACCAATGA
- the LOC140832743 gene encoding protein RER1A-like, producing MNAGGGTGDHGDTSAASAAAQFSHAMWQWYQHLLDKSTPLVLYRWIFLSVIAFMYALRVYILQGFYITTYGLGIYILQLLIAFLSPQVDPEIRELNDGPTLPTRGSEEFRPFVRRLPEFKFWHSLTKAFGFVFVLTFFSAFDVPVFWPILLFYWLILFVSTMKRQIMHMIKYKYVPFTFGKQRYHGKNVASGDDSNTARL from the exons ATGAATGCGGGTGGCGGAACAGGCGACCACGGCGATACTTCCGCCGCCTCCGCCGCGGCGCAATTCAGCCACGCGATGTGGCAGTGGTACCAGCACTTACTGGATAAATCGACTCCGTTAGTACTGTACCGGTGGATCTTCCTGTCGGTGATCGCTTTCATGTACGCATTGCGTGTGTACATACTGCAGGGCTTCTACATCACCACGTACGGTCTGGGAATCTACATCCTGCAGCTGTTGATTGCGTTTTTGTCGCCACAGGTGGATCCCGAGATCCGAGAGCTGAACGACGGCCCCACGCTCCCTACTCGGGGATCCGAGGAGTTCCGCCCCTTTGTCCGCCGTCTCCCCGAGTTTAAGTTCTG GCATTCTCTCACAAAGGCATTCGGCTTTGTTTTTGTGCTGACCTTCTTCAGTGCTTTTGACGTGCCAGTATTTTGGCCAATTCTTCTTTTCTATTGGTTGATTCTGTTCGTTTCGACAATGAAGAGGCAAATAATGCACATGATCAAATATAAATACGTGCCTTTTACATTTGGGAAGCAG CGTTACCATGGGAAGAATGTAGCTTCTGGTGATGATTCAAATACTGCCAGGCTTTAA
- the LOC140832744 gene encoding protein DCL homolog, chloroplastic: protein MAAPLLLRALPFLRHRLIPQHIRRITGPVTLRSWCGTAESSRIDSDSPSLGKIPSSRTANDQSHYSRWDDPDFRKWKDIEAEILKDIEPIICLTKEILHSDRYMDGERLTHEDEKVVVDKLLVHHPHSEDKIGCGMDSIMVDRHPQFKQSRCLFVVRTDGGWIDFSYQKCIRAYIRDKYASHAERFIKEHFKRSSC from the exons ATGGCCGCTCCGCTCCTCCTGAGAGCTCTACCTTTCCTCCGCCACCGCCTTATTCCGCAGCACATACGACGCATAACTGGGCCAGTAACTCTCCGTTCCTGGTGCGGCACTGCAGAATCAAGTCGGATCGACAGTGACTCGCCGTCTCTGGGTAAAATCCCCAGCTCACGGACTGCTAATGACCAGAGCCATTATTCGAGATGGGATGACCCAGATTTTCGGAAATGGAAAGATATAGAAGCTGAAATACTTAAAGACATCGAGCCCATTATTTGTCTCACCAAAGAAATCCTCCACTCCGACAG ATACATGGATGGAGAACGACTTACCCATGAAGACGAGAAAGTTGTGGTCGATAAACTTCTTGTGCATCATCCTCATTCTGAAGATAAGATTGGATGTGGAATGGATTCAATTATG GTTGATCGACATCCCCAGTTCAAGCAATCAAGATGCCTTTTTGTGGTACGAACCGACGGTGGATGGATTGATTTCTCCTACCAGAAATGTATCCGGGCCTACATTCGAGATAAGTACGCTTCCCATGCCGAAAGATTTATAAAAGAGCATTTTAAGCGCAGcagttgctaa